Proteins from one Prosthecobacter sp. genomic window:
- a CDS encoding alpha/beta hydrolase, which produces MKSSRRRLALVFLLSSLSLHAEIKRPVIPTHTRTEDVVYGRKFGVALTLDVIKPEKPNGFGIVYMVSGGWVSGYSPNTPDYYVPFLERGYTVFSVRHGCQPKFIIPEITQDIHRAIRFIRHNAAKWNVNPDKLGISGGSAGGHLSLTMGVYGGPGDPKAKDPIDRASSAIQAIACLYPPTDFLNYGKPGEDAVGVGTLKNYKGAFGAESDTPEGRQRLGKEVSPIYHITAKLPPTFIIHGDQDFLVPIQQAETFVAKAKEAGVIAQLVVKPGAAHGWPDRQPDYIAFADWFDEHLRGIKK; this is translated from the coding sequence ATGAAATCCAGTCGCCGCCGCCTCGCTCTCGTCTTTCTGCTCAGCAGCCTCTCACTTCATGCTGAGATCAAGCGTCCAGTCATCCCGACGCACACGCGCACGGAAGATGTCGTGTATGGCCGCAAGTTCGGCGTGGCACTGACGCTGGATGTCATCAAGCCGGAGAAGCCGAATGGTTTCGGCATCGTGTACATGGTCAGCGGCGGCTGGGTGTCGGGCTATTCGCCGAACACACCGGACTACTATGTGCCCTTCCTGGAGCGCGGCTATACGGTCTTCTCCGTGCGGCATGGCTGCCAGCCGAAGTTCATCATCCCGGAGATCACGCAGGACATTCACCGCGCCATCCGCTTCATCCGACACAACGCCGCGAAGTGGAACGTGAATCCCGACAAACTCGGCATCAGCGGTGGCAGCGCGGGCGGGCATCTTTCGCTCACGATGGGCGTGTATGGCGGCCCGGGCGATCCGAAGGCCAAAGATCCGATTGATCGCGCGAGCAGCGCCATCCAGGCCATCGCCTGCCTGTATCCACCGACGGATTTCCTCAACTACGGCAAGCCCGGCGAAGACGCCGTCGGTGTCGGCACGCTCAAGAACTACAAAGGTGCCTTTGGTGCCGAATCCGACACCCCCGAAGGCCGCCAGCGTCTCGGCAAGGAAGTCTCGCCCATCTATCACATCACCGCGAAACTCCCGCCCACCTTCATCATCCATGGCGACCAGGACTTCCTCGTGCCCATCCAGCAGGCGGAAACTTTCGTCGCCAAGGCGAAAGAAGCCGGTGTCATCGCCCAACTCGTCGTCAAACCCGGTGCCGCGCACGGCTGGCCGGATCGCCAGCCGGATTACATCGCTTTTGCCGATTGGTTTGATGAACACCTGCGTGGTATCAAAAAATAG
- a CDS encoding exo-alpha-sialidase, giving the protein MRLLALLFLAAGFLHALEPLPLMDTVVVNGIDISAKAPPKELVIDKGMGLLLVEAVKGQVVHRTQTRILETRATITPKGDFLLMFPEGDHYAKSKGEKINSMMACRSTDKGKTWSAPAVAYDIPYGQHGFIPLIPRGTQRIHCFGTQPIPGKWTWEEGKRENAPIGWRTSDDDGHTWSDVNLIEPVNDPSFMGMSVMRMTETDAGTWLLGSHLADWSKKPFTTQQYLLRSEDKGKTWAVLPNARPKGWFAEGFNRMDEGRPLNLGGGRVLFMSRTPQGHLFTAWSKDDGKTWTEPAPSTLVHPDAPPMLFPLSDGKTLVAFHHNKVPSTHHGDLSDHAELMKMRSEVWVSLSTDEGHTWSEPRFLLANAAAPVHKVSGFNSQCSYIDAFTENGVMHLFMPHRWQQVLHLTIKEDAFSKLPTKAQLQKIAAPAAKTPIFTTAISAKLEPTRRVIYKKVGSRELALDIFEPADLKKGDKRACFVAIHGGGWTSGSPRSMYVFADHCAKLGMVALSVQYRLYKAKTPVTVFECVKDARAALRYVRAHAAELGIDAQKIIANGSSAGGHLAAATAMFDGVDHANENLGVSCHPNALVLFSPVIDTSPEGYGSAKIGERWQELSPAHQVCAGLPPTLLFHGDGDTTTPILGARIFADAMKKAGNRIEFVSPPGAIHTYMFKDPALHEDTLKRMDAFFTSLGFVNPQ; this is encoded by the coding sequence ATGAGACTTCTCGCCCTCCTGTTCCTCGCCGCAGGGTTCCTGCATGCGCTCGAACCACTGCCGCTGATGGACACGGTGGTCGTGAACGGCATCGACATCAGCGCCAAAGCGCCGCCCAAGGAGCTGGTGATCGACAAGGGCATGGGATTGCTCCTGGTGGAGGCCGTCAAAGGCCAGGTCGTGCATCGCACGCAGACGCGCATTCTAGAAACACGCGCCACGATCACGCCGAAGGGCGATTTCCTGCTCATGTTCCCGGAGGGCGATCATTACGCCAAAAGCAAGGGGGAGAAGATCAACTCGATGATGGCCTGCCGCTCCACGGACAAGGGCAAGACCTGGAGCGCGCCTGCCGTGGCTTATGACATCCCGTATGGTCAGCATGGCTTCATTCCACTGATCCCACGCGGCACGCAACGCATCCACTGCTTCGGCACGCAGCCGATTCCAGGCAAATGGACGTGGGAGGAGGGCAAACGCGAGAACGCGCCCATCGGCTGGCGCACCTCTGATGACGACGGGCACACCTGGTCCGATGTGAATCTCATCGAGCCGGTGAATGATCCGAGCTTCATGGGCATGTCCGTCATGCGCATGACCGAGACGGACGCGGGCACATGGCTCCTCGGCTCACATCTCGCCGACTGGTCGAAAAAGCCCTTCACCACGCAGCAGTATCTCCTGCGCTCCGAAGACAAGGGCAAGACATGGGCCGTGCTGCCGAATGCGCGTCCGAAAGGCTGGTTCGCTGAAGGCTTCAATCGGATGGATGAGGGCCGCCCGCTGAATCTCGGCGGCGGCCGCGTGCTGTTCATGTCACGCACGCCGCAGGGGCATCTCTTCACCGCCTGGAGCAAGGATGACGGCAAAACGTGGACCGAACCCGCGCCAAGCACACTCGTGCATCCCGACGCGCCGCCGATGCTGTTCCCGTTGTCGGATGGCAAGACACTCGTCGCTTTCCATCACAACAAAGTCCCTTCGACCCATCATGGTGACCTGAGCGACCACGCCGAGTTGATGAAGATGCGCAGCGAGGTCTGGGTCTCGCTCTCCACCGACGAAGGCCACACCTGGAGCGAGCCGCGCTTCCTGCTCGCCAACGCCGCCGCTCCAGTTCACAAGGTCAGCGGCTTCAACTCGCAGTGTTCCTACATTGACGCGTTCACCGAAAACGGCGTCATGCATCTCTTCATGCCGCATCGCTGGCAGCAGGTGCTGCATTTGACGATCAAGGAGGACGCGTTCAGCAAGCTGCCGACGAAAGCGCAGTTGCAAAAGATCGCCGCGCCCGCCGCGAAGACTCCAATCTTCACCACCGCCATCTCGGCGAAACTGGAGCCGACACGTCGCGTGATTTACAAGAAGGTGGGCAGCCGCGAACTGGCTCTCGACATATTCGAACCAGCCGATTTAAAGAAGGGTGACAAACGCGCCTGCTTCGTCGCCATCCACGGCGGCGGCTGGACCAGCGGATCACCGCGTTCCATGTATGTCTTTGCCGATCATTGCGCAAAGCTCGGCATGGTGGCCCTCAGCGTGCAATACCGCCTCTACAAAGCGAAGACGCCCGTGACGGTGTTCGAGTGCGTGAAGGATGCACGTGCCGCCCTGCGCTATGTGCGCGCTCATGCGGCGGAGCTGGGCATCGACGCACAGAAGATCATCGCCAACGGTTCCTCCGCCGGTGGTCATCTCGCCGCTGCGACAGCCATGTTTGACGGTGTGGATCACGCGAATGAAAACCTCGGCGTCTCCTGCCACCCGAACGCGCTCGTTCTCTTCTCGCCAGTCATCGACACATCGCCGGAAGGTTACGGAAGCGCGAAAATCGGCGAACGCTGGCAGGAACTCTCCCCCGCGCATCAAGTGTGCGCCGGACTGCCGCCCACGCTGCTGTTTCACGGTGATGGCGACACCACCACGCCAATCCTGGGTGCCCGCATTTTCGCCGATGCCATGAAGAAGGCCGGCAATCGTATCGAGTTCGTGTCACCGCCCGGAGCCATCCACACTTACATGTTCAAAGATCCAGCCCTGCATGAAGACACGCTCAAAAGAATGGACGCGTTCTTCACCTCGCTTGGATTTGTGAATCCCCAATGA
- a CDS encoding right-handed parallel beta-helix repeat-containing protein, protein MPMRSLTNSLLWFAALTVSLHAQEIRRKPLILSQGGTAEKPAVFDGKGMIIDLGIDITAHDWIKDGDVWSSRGPLKNHPPVDDEQRAGLFIDEVPLRITRDREAEKKSGVAKKVIFAAPEALQPGQMGWSEDGSLYFRWPKEKKPGEAHIFQPPPGLASGVVIACSHITVRNVTAMHAANDGFNIHGNRVGIRLENVKALSNGDEGISAHETVQMDVVDSEIAWNGSAAGGVADVNDSVTTYTNCELHHNVNAAFLFDGKAHRVTNCVMHHQDKDIVVRGEGVTVEQSGNVWRKE, encoded by the coding sequence ATGCCAATGCGCTCTCTCACCAATTCGTTGCTTTGGTTCGCCGCCCTGACGGTCTCGCTTCATGCCCAGGAAATCCGTCGCAAGCCGCTCATCTTGTCCCAAGGCGGCACAGCGGAGAAACCGGCGGTGTTTGATGGCAAGGGCATGATCATCGACCTCGGGATCGACATCACGGCGCACGATTGGATCAAGGACGGCGACGTGTGGTCCTCGCGCGGCCCGTTGAAAAATCATCCGCCGGTGGACGACGAGCAGCGCGCCGGATTGTTCATTGACGAGGTGCCGCTGCGGATCACTCGCGACCGCGAGGCCGAAAAGAAATCCGGCGTGGCGAAGAAGGTCATCTTTGCGGCACCCGAAGCTCTGCAACCGGGCCAGATGGGCTGGTCGGAGGATGGCTCGCTCTATTTCCGCTGGCCGAAGGAGAAGAAACCGGGCGAGGCGCACATCTTCCAGCCGCCACCGGGTTTGGCGAGCGGCGTGGTGATCGCCTGCTCCCACATCACCGTGCGTAATGTGACTGCCATGCACGCGGCCAATGATGGCTTCAACATTCATGGCAATCGTGTCGGCATCCGGCTGGAGAATGTGAAAGCACTCTCGAATGGCGACGAGGGCATCAGCGCGCACGAAACCGTGCAGATGGACGTGGTGGACTCCGAGATCGCGTGGAACGGCTCCGCAGCCGGTGGCGTGGCCGATGTGAACGACTCCGTCACGACCTACACGAACTGCGAGCTGCATCACAACGTGAACGCCGCCTTCCTCTTCGATGGCAAAGCGCATCGCGTGACGAACTGCGTCATGCATCATCAGGACAAGGACATCGTTGTCCGTGGCGAAGGTGTGACGGTGGAGCAATCGGGCAACGTGTGGCGGAAAGAGTGA